The Dokdonia sp. 4H-3-7-5 genomic interval TTGTTGAAATACCGTATAATATTTTTGACCATATAGGTGTTGCATTTATAGCAGCCATTTGTTCCTCATTATAAGTGCCAGCGAGTGCATCGGTAAAGAAGTTGTCTACTATAAAAGCACTTGCTCCCATAAAATTCCATAGAAGCAATACAAATGCTATTACCCAAAATAGCGTAGAAGGTTTTTGTGAAGTTGTCATAGAGATTGGTTTTTGATTAGTTGTGTTTTAATTTACAATTATTTTTTAATTATCAAACTTTAATTGGTGTAAGGCAATTACTTTTGAAGAATGTTTGATAAGCGCTTTTATTACCTTCTTAAAATTCAATATCTAGGATTTCGTTATCATGGCTGGCAGAAACAGCCAGATGTTCTCACTGTAGAACGTATGATGGAACGTACTTTTTCATATGTATTAGATCGTAAAAACTTTAAACTGCTCGCTTCTGGAAGAACAGATGCAAAGGTTTCGGCAAATGTGGCTTATGTTGAGTTATTTTTAAATGATAGTCCGCTCCCTGAAGAGGGATTTCTCAAGCTTCTTAATAATAATTTACCTCAAGATATAAGATGCCTTGAGATAACTCAAGTAGATAAGAAATTTAATGTGATGGATGCTCCTATAGCTAAGGAGTATGTGTATCTATTTTCTTATGGAGAAAAAAATCATCCATTTGCTGCTCCATACATGATTAATATTGCTGGATCACTTGATATTGAGTTGATGAAGGAGGCTGCGCGATTATTTGAAGGAGAACATGATTTTAGGTCTTATGCTTATAAGCCCAACCCAGAGACAAAGACTATAGGTAATATATCTTCTTCTCTTATAGAGCCAAACGAACTATACACAGCAAATTTTTTTCCCAAGGAAAGTTTTGCCTTTCGCGTAAGCGGTAAAGGTTTTAAGAGGCATCAAATAAGGTTAATGATGGGGATGCTGTTTGATATAGGCGAGGGTAAGGTAGACTTAGATTTTTTCAAGAAAACATTAGACGCTAGCAATGATATTAAACTGTCTAGAATTGCTCAAGCCAGCGGACTACTTCTTCAAAATGTCCAGATTTAACAATCTTAACAAATAAATCATTGCATTAATAAAGGTTTAACCCAAAGTTCGGTATTGTTATATTCTCTTTAACGGCTACAGCTTTAGTGTCCTAGTATCTTTGTATTATAATTAATTGTATAACCAAAAGATAGAAAGATTATGAATAAGAGAATAGCAATATTAGCAACAGACGGATTTGAAGAAAGTGAGTTAAAATCACCTATGGAGGCTATGAAAGCTGAAGGATTCACTGTAGATATAATAAGTGAGAAAACTGGGACTATAAAAGGATGGGCAGATGGAAATTGGTCTAATTCTTATGATGTAACAGATACATTAGATAATGTAAGTGCAAAAGATTATAATGCACTAATGTTACCAGGAGG includes:
- a CDS encoding tRNA pseudouridine synthase A, which codes for MFDKRFYYLLKIQYLGFRYHGWQKQPDVLTVERMMERTFSYVLDRKNFKLLASGRTDAKVSANVAYVELFLNDSPLPEEGFLKLLNNNLPQDIRCLEITQVDKKFNVMDAPIAKEYVYLFSYGEKNHPFAAPYMINIAGSLDIELMKEAARLFEGEHDFRSYAYKPNPETKTIGNISSSLIEPNELYTANFFPKESFAFRVSGKGFKRHQIRLMMGMLFDIGEGKVDLDFFKKTLDASNDIKLSRIAQASGLLLQNVQI